In a genomic window of Physeter macrocephalus isolate SW-GA chromosome 14, ASM283717v5, whole genome shotgun sequence:
- the LOC102976730 gene encoding transcription factor CP2-like protein 1: MLFWHSQPEHLWPSPGELYPGPPSSLLREALPLPYLKQEEPPNIPRVEPPCPAFQYVLCAATSPAVKQQEETLTYLNQGQSYEVRMLCNPKLGDATQGPRLLKSVVRVVFHDRRLQYTEQQQLDGWRWSRPGDRILDIDVPLSVGVIEPQVLPSQLNTVEFYWDPTKRTSLFLQVHCISTEFTPRKKGGEKGVPFRLQIDTFKPSDKELSPEHLHSAGCLIKVFKPKGADRKLKTDREKIEKQPVHERDKYQTACESTVFMECSPWPEPSSGPHPPLSPLALTSPNSCKLLSQERLCSSPPFALDTLGGSPAQDLNPGASILETQQWLHRHRFSNYCRSLANFTGTDLLKLTRQDLIQICGAADGIRLFNTLRARPIRHRLTLYVAQEASRQENEVPKNPNSGKVLASTEDKKLRCGCTKPLLAWGKGFYQEISLDELSAVELMGKLAELLALPANQIHRLFHQGPGGILILLSDQVVQNLEDESYFVAVVKKVQNPDGYYLVLT, encoded by the exons ATGCTGTTTTGGCACAGCCAGCCGGAGCACCTGTGGCCCAGCCCCGGGGAACTGTACCCCGGGCCACCAAGCAGCTTGCTCAG GGAGGCCTTGCCCTTGCCCTACTTGAAGCAGGAAGAGCCGCCCAACATCCCCCGCGTGGAACCGCCCTGCCCCGCCTTCCAGTACGTGCTCTGTGCAGCTACCTCGCCAGCTGTGAAGCAGCAGGAGGAGACCCTCACCTACCTGAACCAGG GCCAGTCCTATGAGGTGAGGATGCTCTGCAACCCCAAACTGGGCGATGCCACCCAGGGGCCCCGGCTGCTGAAG AGTGTGGTGCGTGTGGTTTTCCACGACCGGCGCCTGCAGTACACGGAGCAGCAGCAGCTGGATGGGTGGAGGTGGAGCCGGCCTGGGGACCGCATCCTGGACATAG ATGTGCCACTGTCCGTGGGGGTGATAGAACCCCAAGTGCTACCCTCACAACTCAACACGGTGGAGTTTTATTGGGACCCGACCAAGAGGACCTCCCTCTTTCTGCAG GTTCACTGCATCAGCACTGAGTTCACTCCTAGGAAAAAAGGTGGAGAGAAAGGCGTTCCCTTTCGCCTTCAGATCGACACTTTCAAGCCCAGTGACAAGGAGCTTTCGCCGGAGCACCTGCATTCAGCTGGCTGCCTCATCAAGGTGTTTAAG CCCAAAGGAGCTGACCGGAAACTGAAAACTGACCGGGAGAAGATTGAGAAACAGCCCGTGCATGAGAGAGACAAGTATCAGACCGCCTGTGAGAGCACGGTCTTCATGGAG TGTTCACCGTGGCCAGAGCCCAGTTCGGGACCCCACCCGCCTCTAAGCCCTCTTGCTCTGACCTCCCCCAACTCCTGCAAGCTCCTGTCCCAGGAGAG GCTCTGCTCCTCACCACCATTCGCCTTGGACACCTTGGGGGGCAGCCCAGCTCAA GATCTGAACCCTGGAGCCTCCATCCTAGAGACACAGCAGTGGTTGCATCGGCACCGGTTCTCCAACTACTGTCGGTCGCTGGCCAATTTCACTG GCACTGATCTGCTGAAGCTTACCCGCCAGGACCTTATCCAGATCTGTGGAGCTGCCGACGGGATTCGCCTTTTCAATACTCTAAGAGCCAG GCCCATCCGTCACCGGCTGACCTTATATGTCGCTCAGGAGGCCTCTAGGCAAGAGAACGAGGTTCCTAAGAACCCTAACTCAGGTAAGGTTCTGGCCTCTACAGAAGACAagaaactcaggtgtggttgcaCGAAACCTCTTCTGGCCTGGGGAAAGG GCTTTTATCAAGAGATCTCTCTGGATGAACTCAGTGCTGTAGAGCTCATGGGGAAACTGGCTGAACTGCTGGCCCTCCCAGCCAATCAGATCCATCGGCTCTTCCACCAGGGCCCTGGGGGTATCCTCATTCTCCTCAGTGACCAG GTGGTTCAGAATCTTGAGGATGAGTCGTACTTTGTGGCTGTGGTGAAGAAAG TGCAGAATCCAGATGGCTACTACCTGGTTCTGACCTAG